Below is a genomic region from Astatotilapia calliptera chromosome 2, fAstCal1.2, whole genome shotgun sequence.
AATGTAATGTCTTTAAAGGCATGGAGGAGAAAAATTCCCAAAATGATGGTCAAGAACCCACTGATTGTTCCCACTATTCCATCTATGTTCATTCTTAACCATTCCTTGAAGAGGATGGCCGAGCAGGCCATGACAGACGTGGTGAAGAAGACGTAATAAATGGGAGTCACTAGTGATGTGTTAAAAATGTCAAGGGCTTTGTTCAGGTAGTTGATTTGAAGGCTGACACAGATTACCAGGCAGATGATTAAGGCCCAGAACAAAGGTTCCTTCAGCACCGCTGTCCCGGCAAACAGCTCCTTAATGCCAATGCCCAGGCCCTTGACACAAGACACAGAGAGCGAGCCAATCACAGAGCAGATCAGGATGTAGACCAGCACATTCTTCTGTCCAAAACGCGGAGCCACAGCACAGATAAGAATCAGACTGCTTCCCACAACGCACACAGCAAACACAATGAAACCTAACGGGAGCATTCAAGAATGAGTTAGTaacctgaaaaaaatcaaacatccaGCTCCTTTCAGGGATTCAGCTTCCACAGTGTTGTTAATCAGATCACAGCAAAGCAGGTCTGGTCATACCTGGATCCAGGAGCTTCTCAGACATGGCACTGAGGGAAGCCACCTCTTCTTCCTGCGGTGCATGGATAACCATGACTGTGGAGCCCAAGACGCAAAGCAAACAACCAATCTTCCCATGCACATTCAACCTCTCGTTCAGAAAGTAAGAGGACAGCACGGCACTGGAGATGAAAAACATACACAGCAGAGGCAGCATTGGCACAAATGGTACTGTTCCATATTTAGAAGGGTATTTCTTTCATAGTGGAAAAAAGTGAAAGCAACAGCTTTTAGCAAATATATAGATATTTCAAACCATAGTAAATATACTGTATTTATTGGGGATCATTTTCAATCTCAGATGCATTTCCAACATGCATCCTTCATTAATAATACTAGTATACAACATAATACATTAAACCTTTAAAACGTTTACCTGACAAGTACACTCAATGCTCCTAGTGGAGTCACAAGTGTGGCTGGTGCAAATGCATATGCGGCAAAGTTGGCAGCCTCTCCAGCTCCCACTGCAACACAGCAAAGATCGTCATTAGCATGCAGATATATTCATATCTGGTGCAGCTGCTTAGGTTAAATATTTTCTTCCAAACCCACATGTGCAAATGTGCTCTTTGAAGGAATGTGTACTTGGAATATTTGGTGTGGGTGCAGTGCTTACTGCCACGtcaccagcaaaaaaaaaaaaaaaacaacccacaaatgccttgttttgttttaagaaaacaaagaagacaGTGTTTCTAGGAAGAATCCTGACCTTGTTGCCCGTTTACAGGGCAGGATTAAATCTGCCAAAGATTCACTTACTTGAAATTAATCCTGCCCACCACAGCCATTCTTTCAGGTAAGCATGGCCCCCTTGACCTGTTAGTTGCACAAAGAGAAACTGCAGTAGATTTCACAATAACAGCTGCAGATTTCGCCCTCAAAACCATCATTGTTGGTACATTTATGAACAACCAGGTTAATGTTACTAATCATAAGTTACACAATGTACTGCGGTAGCTTGAATGTGCACAGCCCTTCCGATACCCGCTGtagtatatttttattattcaggTACACCTGTCTTCTTTTGCACTACAACATATAGCTGTAGTTTTCCACAACTTATCTcgattttatttatgcagttcaAAACAGCCAACATCTCAAGGACCTTACGGATTATGATTAACTCATAAAACATGATATAAAGTTCTCAGTTACAAAGCCCGAGGTTTTATAAAGTAGTTTAAATCAATTCCATATCAAAAAGCTAAACTGCtgtttatataataataataatacagtaataagacattaatagaaatgCCTATGTATTTATGGAAGAACTATAGTCCATGAGTCATTTTGAGTCATTTTGTCAAAAGcaaaatattacatatttaCTGCTTCTTAAATGTAAGCATTTAATGCTTCTCTATGTCTTGAAGCTTTATTATACATATTAACTCCTGGTTAACTAGTAAATCCCTAAAAAGTAAATCcattctttgtttaaaaaacatacataaataaatctaatttcatTTGTAATAAGGGATAAATCTTTACTGTACCAGATGGGTGTGTCTTTTAGTAAACTCTTGTAAAACAGGGTTAAATACCACTGGCATACTGTGACTAGCAGCTTTGGTGCTACAGTGCAGTGGTTTCTGCATACCTAGGTGTCAGAATCACATAGGAGAAGTCACAAGGAAatctcttacatttttttctcaaattaaTATGCCACGTTTTCTCATAGTTGTGCTTTTTAGATGAGCTGACTTGTTTATTGTCACAGAAAAGTCCAATATTCTGTCATTTTCCCTCTAAAATGTCAGACTTCGATGCAATGATTAAATTTTTAGTCTTACGTGATAGTTAAGCGAGTAAGAGTCTCAAAGTATGTGAATGCAACACAGCTGCATGACAACTAAGCTCCCTCCATCTTACTGTTGATAATGAAAGCTGGATCATTTCCATCATGACAATTGCAATAACAATTCAGCTTTAAGGGTTACTTTatcgtgttgttgttgttgttgatacaACTACGTGTTCTAAAAATCTCTTCGCGCGCTCGCATAAACTTCGCTACAGTTGAGTTTTGTTGTATCACCTGCTCGCATGGACCCCTTGCTGGCCAATCGGAGCAGGCCTTTCTTCTTCAAGATGAAACTTGAGCCGATAAAAACACTGGAGCTCACAGCTAGTGAGAGGCCAATGTAGAAGTCCAACCGCGTCACCTCCATCTGAAACAGCGGATAATGCAGTTAAACATGTTCCGGGTGTAAAAATGGTCGACCTACTTCAAACACGAAACTTTCCAGGCATCGAGCGCCGGAAAGCTCATGTTTAAAGAAGTCACATGACAGGCTGACCGTACCGCGACGAACTGAAACTACCCATTAAAACGACCGTAAAAGCGGAGCAATATGAAAGTACGTACCGCTCTGATTTGCTTGTAGTTTGTTTTAGTGCAATTCAGCTTTAGCCGGTCGGCTAACGTCACATTTTGTGAAATGTTTTACCTCCGTCGTCACATTAAAGCTATTCGTCACATTCATTGCGGACCGCGGGAGGAGAAGCAGCTGATTGGCTGGTCGTCACCAAGCAACTTCCTTGTGATCGTCTTGGAAACGGTTATCTGCTACCGGTCAAACAAACAGCTGCTCGCCATGTTTTCATACGGGATTACAGATTAAATTATTTTCGTGATATTTAGTTATAATGGCTGTTTTCCTTAATAACATCAACAAAGTACTGGAAAGAAAGTCGTAGAAGAAATAACAGAGAAAGGTGTTAGAATATGATACTGATAAAACAGTAAAGGGTCAGTCTACAGTTGCAGGACATTTTCTGTATGAAATACGACAACATGTTTGTTGTGTAAAACACACTTCTACTAAGATAAAATGTACCTAGTTGTTTAAAACGTGGTtccaaaatattatttaaaacacagacaaattgCATTTTTCTCTTGTCCCTACTTGCTGATAATGACATGTCTTATACACTATAGGATTTTAAATGAGTTTTACATTAACTTGATTGTTTTGAATTCGTTAACATATCTATAATTGTTCAaccttttttaaaccttttctaAACATCAggatagttaaaaaaaaaaagtatatatccACAGCAAGTTCCCACAAAATATGTGCAGCCTTGTTACCGAAACCTATTTAGCCTCAAAAAGGAAGAGACAAAACAATGAGGTGGCATGATAAAGAAGAAGTGACATGATCAAGTCCCGTGCTAACACCAATGGTAGACCAAAGGTCAGTCCCTTTgacatattttgtatttgtccAAGCTTTTCTGACTAAAGTATGTCACTCTAACCATTACAAGTCCCTGTTACCCATATTATCAAAAGAAGACAAATGAATTTCACAGTTTCATTCTTTTATTAACTACGTTCATCCCTGACTTCCACAGTACATTACATTCCACATTACATTATCTACAAATAAAGCAAATATAGCTATTCGACCCTGTTGCCTTGTCCTACACTGTTTTTAACACTGTTACTAtataatttttattaaaaataaacacattttttattagCTCACAAGGGTTGGATCTACTACCTTTGTAATAGTAACTATTATAAAGTTCAGCAAGGTAGATTTAGAAAGTTGCTTAAATGAATCAATCTTAGCTATTAGTATTAGTATATTAGTATTCCACGTAAAGGCAACCATCATCacctttttaaaatctaaacttTTACAATTTTATAATCTACATTTTCTGGTTCTGGAGAAttggaaaatatttttgtaagtttaatatgtaaacttaaaaaaatattatacatTACTTAAATAATGCTGACAGTTGATAACATCAGGCAATatcaatatttaataatatttacagTATTATTAAGTAgatatacagttgtggtcaggaGTTTACTtgtcatgggcatgaatgtgaTGGTAATTTTTGatgatttctttgaaaaatTTCCATGGTAGATTAAATTATATGGAACACATGTTCACTGACTttacaaagcaataaaaaattggatttattttggattttctctaatccacactgGGACAAAAGTATATATACAGAGTCAAACATATACACAGGACCACTTAAATCTTTTCAGAAGTGGTGCTGAACGTTCTAAAATATCTTTTAACTTGACAAAGCCAAGGCATACTAACTTCTCGTTAGTAATAATGATTGACAATTGGAAGTTTCTTTTTGCCAGCAAAAATGATTTGTTTGACACCGCTCACTGGACTCACCAATACAAAATAATTCGTATTTCGACGAAGCTATCAGTGGATACAGTAAATCCACCAAATCCAGAAAATTTGGCCAATCATCAGGAAATCAGGCGGGGAAAGCAGTGCTCCACCACTGCTGACTTCGACTAAGGGCATAGACAAGCAGTAGAAGGAATACTTTGTGAACCTCTTTAATCCTACTGACACGTCTTCTGTAGAGGAAGCGGGGTtactggaaaggagagtttgtcCATTAGTTGAACCCCAGATTCGGGAAGAGCAATGTTGTTTTCTTGCGCTGGTGGAGCGCTGGACCATCTATTTATCCTGTTGAGGATAACTGAgtgtgcatgggagtttgccaaccagtctgcatgtgttttgtgACTTCaaagtctgaggccatggtcttCAGCCAGAACAGGTGGAGTGCTCACTCTGGAGTGGGGACATGTTTCTGGAGGAATTCAAGTATCCCAGGATCTGGTTTGAGTGAGGAAAGGGGGGAACAAGTTATTCAGATGTGTCACTACTTTGCCAAGGTTTGGAAGAAGATTCGAACAATCACAGTTTTGTTTGAACTGTGCTCCAATAATAATCACATCAACAATGTGCATTTTATTAAGCACATTGTTGTATTAATATATGCAACAACTCAACAACTTAATTGTGAtgagtggattaaaaaaaaaaccaaatcctTTGTATTTACCTCACTGAAACCATGTGCCTGTGCACATGTCAACTTCCTAGTCTGTTTTTTGTCAATAaattcaaagtttaaaaaaaacgtcCCACTGAAATcgatgtagttttttttttttttaccgtaaatattttgctttttgtatagtttctttttttaatatgtgttAGAATATCAGCGGTAACActaaattaaagagaaaaataaggaaaaataagaaagaaatagGGGGAAAATACACCTTGTAATCTGATTGGTGGTTGATAGTCAATGCGCAACATACAGCGTTTTCATTGGACAAATTATTGTTATTCGTAGAAACCGGAAGAAGCCTCAACCTTCACAGGCAATGAAACACATGGATTCCAGGGTTACATTGAACTGAATTTGCCGGTTTTACGCTAACACTCTACACTACGTGGATTCAGTATCGtgttttggtcttcatgtggaCGTCGCTTGGTATCCAACTATGAGGTTCCCCTTTCTGTTTGCTACCAGAGGATGTAGAGCGGTTTACAGACTCCATCAAAAGCAGTTTTTATCACCGgttccacctctctgggaacatcgGAGCAGCGCTGCTTTGAGCACTCAGCTATGCAAAGATGACAGAAGTTACTATATAACTACTCCCATCTTCTATGTCAACGCTTCACCTCATTTAGGACACCTTTACTCAGCTGTCTTAGCAGACTGCTTACACAGGTACAAACTACTGCAGGGATTTAACTCAAAGTTTGCAACAGGTAAATCTTCCATTTACGCTAAGTGTTCGTTTTTCATGTTACTTTAATTAATGGGTGTCTATAGGTATTAAGGTCTTTGTTATACACCATTTTAAGCCTTACACTGAACAGATCAGGGCAAACGAGAAAATGGTATAACAGAGAAGAAAAGACTAAGATGTTGACATAAAACTCTTCTGTGATCACCTTAtaattttgacattttgaaactgttgaaaaagtaaattagttcgttttctgttttatatgaTTGTGAGTGGaatgcattttaattttaaccATTATTATTGCTCAGTTGACTTTTTGCTTTTGATGATGCTCTTGTTATGTTTGTCATACATTCAGGCACTGATGAACATGGCTTGAAAATCCAACAAGCTGCTGAAGCTGCAGGAAAAGATCCCCTGACCTTCTGCACGGGTGTGTCCAAGCAGTTCAGACATCTCTTCAGTAGCTGCAACATATCGTACACAGACTACATAAGAACCACCGAGCAGAGACACCGTGAGGCTGTGGAGCATTTCTGGTCGGTGCTGTGGAACAAAGGGCTCATCTACAAGGGGAGTTACGAAGGCTGGTACTCCACGCAAGATGAAAGCTTTCTTATGCCCTCTCAAGTCGGTGATGCTTTGGACTCATTAGGGAAGGAGATCAAAGTGTCGCTGGAGAGTGGACACAAGGTAATTTCAATCAAACCGTGCAAACaactttttccttttgtctctTGAGGAGCTTTAAGAAGTCTAGGAAAAATACGCTAACTTGAGCCTCTAATCTTTAGTGTGTGACATTTGCTGAGTACGTGGAGCCTAACAATGGGTTCGATTTTACCACAGACTATTTACTGCATGTAGTTCCTGTCTGTGCTCTACTGCCCTGccaaataaacactgaaaatgctTCCCAAACGAATTGTGAAATGGAGATTTTTATCCGTTTTCCCCTTTTCAGTGTTTATATGAAGCTATTTTAACTTCATTAACAAAGTTTCAAAAACAGATTATCTCGCCACTGTTTTGCAGGTGGAGTGGATGAAAGAGGAGAACTATATGTTTCGCTTGTCTGCGTTTCAATCTCAGCTGCTTGACTGGCTCAGAGGAAATCCTCAGGCTGTACAGCCTGAGCGTTTTCACCAGGCCGTACTTAAGTGGTTGCAGGAAGACCTTCCTGACCTCTCGGTGTCCCGTCAGAGAAGCCGTCTTCAGTGGGGGATCCCAGTCCCCGGAGATGATGAACAGACTATCTACGTATGGCTAGATGCTCTGGTGAACTACCTCACAGTAGCAGGATATCCAGATAAACACAACCAATGGTGGCATGTGGCCCGCCATGTTATAGGAAAGGACATCCTAAAATTTCACGCCATCTACTGGCCAGCTTTTCTCCTAGGAGCTGGACTGCCACTGCCACAGGTGATTCATGTGCACTCCCACTGGACAGTAGGAGGAAAGAAGATGTCTAAAAGTTTGGGAAATGTGGTCGATCCTCTTGAACGCTCACAAATGTTTACAGCTGATGGTATGAGATACTTTCTCCTGCGTCAGGGTGTTCCTGACTCGGACTGTGATTACACAGATGACAAAGTTGCCAAGCTGCTCAACGCAGAGCTCGCAGACTCTCTGGGTGGTTTGCTTAACCGCTGCACGGCACCAGCTCTCAACCCAGCTCAGGTCTACCCCTCTTTCTGTCCTCAGTCCTTCCCCAGAGCACACGGAggcagagctgtgcatgaagacTACCACATGTTGGATGCTATACAGAAACTCCCAGCTGTGGTGGAAAAGCACTATGAGGCTATGCATATATACAAAGCTCTGGAGGCCATCAGTGCCTGTGTGAGGCTCACTAACGGGTTTGTCCAGCGCCACACACCCTGGAAACTGGATAGGAAAAACAATGAAGACCAGCGCTGGGTAGACACCCTCATTCATATCTCTCTTGAGTGTCTGAGGATATATGGCACACTTCTCCAGCCAATTGTACCAGAGACTTCTAACAAATTGCTGTCACGACTTGGGGTGCAACCGCACGAGAGGAGCTGGGCAGGTCTGAACTTCCTGGCGAGGTACCAAGGAATGGACTGTCCTTTTGAAGGAAGAGCACTAGGATCTGACAGCGGAGTGCTTTTCAGTCGCTTGGAACCTCATAATGCCGATAAACAAAAacctaagaaaacaaaaaagtctgcaaatttGAAATGAGGATggtgtgggtttgttttttaatgtaatctCAAAAGTAAGTTTCACAGTGTGAGAGTTGTCACACATGCATTGCAACCATGAACCTTTTCCTCAGTGGTGGGTGTGAGAACACAAAGATCTAACTCAGTCACACTGCACATTAGGCCAGCTTTCATCTAAAACCTCGTTAGGATAAGGGTTTATATCTGATTGCGCTTGCATCAAAGTACCTAAGTGCATTCACTGCTATCTGCACACTTTATACTGCAGCACATTTCCAGTAGTGAGAATATATCTGAAGTCATTTCTTGTTGAGTGCTACATGTGAGAAAGGACATCAGTCTCATTCGGATTCCAAAAATCGACAGTTCCtgtctgaaaacagctgaagcctTTGTTTTAATATCATCACTCTAAACCGAATGGAGCCATGATTCAACATCTTTTTATTCTACTGTTGGATGTCATACTGTCTGGATTGAAACTCTATTCTAAACACTGTTaagctgaaatgaaaacacCTGTATAGTTACACGTGTATACAGGGCCTTTACACCTTGCTGTTTGTATTTCTCTgtgttgaaatttttttttgaaaactccAAGATTAGTTGtactgaaaaaaaacataattaaatacTACATATTTCATAGCTGCCCAGTCTCTGAACAGTTGTTAGTCAAAGTGTCCTTCCACTCTTTTTACTAATCACTATGGTCGCAAGCTGAGGAAACACACCAACTTTACCAGTATGCCTTCCCCCTCTCTCCCAATATTAAACACACAGACGTGAATAATGAACTGATGCCTCAGTCCCATTTAGCTGGTTCACTTTCACAGTCCTTGTAATAAGAACACCGTTTTATTTACTCATTATTGGAACACTTTTACAAAACAGTCATTTACGGTGGTATTTACATCAGTTTGATACATTTTATGCACTCGTTGTCATTTTCCTTCTCCCAGAGCTTGAAAAAGAGCAGCGAAAGATAAAAACTTTCACTACCCGGTTTTAAAAGAGGCAGCTAACACAAGTACCAGACATTAAAAACTGACATGATTTTTAATGAGAAATACACGAAACTGAGAAAAATTgtacaaattgaaaaaaaaattgcattattCTTATAATTTGtggtaatttttttctttacataggCTCCATCATTAAGCATTACGTGTTTACTTCAGATAAGGATCACTCCATTGATATTCTATAATTACACAAGTGACACAAGATCATCTCTGATTGTGGTCAATATTGGATTTCGTTAATCTGTTTGGTGGTCCTTTGTGCCTTCAAGTCATCCCTCCTAACTACCTTCATGGGACAGGACACATGTATTCCCCCAATCCACAGAGCAGGGCCTCCACTCTGCCCACCACTATGAACAAACATTATCAGTAATAAGAGTTGGTGCCCTGTGATGGTTGTGTACCTGGAAAACAGAGGGGAAAGGTTTACAAATGTGGAACAATGAACACGCATTAGAAATGTGAGAAGATGCCACTGAAGAGGTTTCTGACTTACTTGATAGTTGCTGTTGCAGCTGTCTGACCAGCGCTGCggtctgctgttgctgctgagtcTGCTGCATTCCCTGTCGTGGGaactaaaagagagagagggtacTTAAAACTATTTTTGCACCTTTATCCAAATtaactcattttaaataaactcaAGCTGGATTTCCAACTTGGAAGTCAGAGCAGCCCTACTAACCCAGGGTTAATGCAAGATGACAATAGTCCACAGAAACCTTAGTAAAACTGGCCAGTCTCTCTCCTTTAAccttgatttatttaaaaagcagccATTTAGCAGCAACTGAATATTTGGGGTGCCTGAATGCTCAAGTGGGCTGGTAAATGATCACAAACTGATCGGCCACTCGATAATGTTCACGCTGGTCTTCGGTAGGGAGTTCTTCACCAGGAATGACGTATGTTTTGGATTGCTATCATCCTGTAAGACAAAGTGATGACCCAGACCCGGTTTTGCTGCTGGCTCTAGTTTCATCTCATCTGACCAAAGGATGCACTTCCAGTATGCATGGTCCCTCTCCAGGTTGTCCTTAGCACACTTCAGTCTGGCTTTAAAGTGTCTCTTCTGCAGAAGTGGAGTTTTTCAGTGCAGGATCCTAGTGACTGTCGAGTTGGCTAACAAATTCACTAGTGTCTTGGCagttgttctggggtctttaAACACATCTCTCATCGGTTTTCTCTCCAGAAACATTTCGCTTCCTACCTCTGCCAGCCGCCTTCTGTGCTGTGTGGCTCTCTTAGAATTTCCTGATGATACTTTTCACTCCAGTTCTTGGCACTTGGAAATGCAGTGATAACTTTGTATAGCCATTTCCTGCTTTGTGAGtagggctgtgcaatatgaccaaaatctcatattccgatataagaattctatcgtccgataacgatgtaaatcacaaaaatgtaacattttctgtaatttctgtgaatctcgggcagctcgacttgcgtgaagtgtttccagctgcgcgtcgtgtagctggagttttaaccgatgcatgaaacgatacatttttagacataagttgtaacggcgccgttttctttgtgagtatttattacacggcgtgctgcggggagaagcctgttctaacgtttgagtctaaggtttattttttagcacctgacggctcttttttacttctcatccgtaaataatctgctctttcacgtgattcagtttattttgaaaagtctcaacaggatcttgagctttattgtgaaaggtttatgtggaacataaacaagcggacacgtgaTGGTGTTactgtcgttgttgctaacgacaacacataaaaacaggcgcttgtccgtccgtagtgtggttttattaaatataagagaaagagagaactttgaGAAATGAAtacagccactacagtgaccatcgaaaccatgaaaaaatattgttgtaaacagtttattttgcgacaccacgaaacaaacgatagcgtaaaatgaaaggacagatgtttttatatcgtcatccgatatatattgttatatcGAACAGGCCTATTTGTGAGTGTCAACAATTCTTTTTCTCAAGTCTAAAATGATTAGTCTTATTCTTGGCATTTATCTTCAGTGAGGCTAAAACCCTTGCAGAAGTTGTTACACTGAGTGTAAATTGGTAGATTGGTTTTAACttgattttacatgttttgatcATTACTAAGCTAAAACATGTCATTACATGTCAGTCATTTGTGCTATTGCTCAATAAAAAGGTCCGTTTTTCAGGCAGTTAATTATATTGACTTGTATTTTTCCTGGATTAATTTCTGTCATTGTGTTCAAATCACTAATTTAAGCTTTCTAAACTATtattactaaatattaaactaaaTTACTAAACTATTATGTTTAGAAATTTTCAACTCTTGTGAATTATTTTTTGTGATAACTGAACACagactttaaataattatttagcaGCATAACAACAACTCTTAATCCTTTAGTTTATCTCGCCACAtccaaaacatatttaaatacaGATGACGTTTCCACGAAAACTTCCCAGCACCTGCCACCTGTCCAGTCGTGATGAATAAATCCTGCGAATGCCTGGAGTACTAAAAGCCACTAAAATCACCTGGACTCCTACCATGGGTTGCTGCGGTGGCAGCGGCTGCATGCTCAGGCCCTGGTTCTGTGCCTGGCCCGGTGGAGGCACAGCCGTCACCTGTggctgttgctgctgtggaaCCTGCTGTTGAGGAGGAACCTGCTGTGGTtggacctgctgctgctgctgttgctgctgctgttgctgctgctgctgctgctgttgctgttgatGTTGTTGTGCCTGCTTTGGTTggggaaacataacacagaaaaaGCTTGTAAATTTCAATAATGCACCACAACAGCTGAAAGAACAGCAAGGGCCTCTTGCATACTGGATTTAATCTCAAAAGATGCAGATTTAAACAAGTTAACATGTCCAAATGGTGTTTCCCCCCTAATATGGTAGAAGACAAAGCTAGGGAACCAATCCTATCAATCTGAGATAAGACTAATTTTGTTGGGAACAACTTTTATTCAGCATAGGAGGAAACATTTAGCTGTGACgtgtttaaaagtaaagttaACGTTAT
It encodes:
- the LOC113008690 gene encoding magnesium transporter NIPA2; translated protein: MEVTRLDFYIGLSLAVSSSVFIGSSFILKKKGLLRLASKGSMRAGQGGHAYLKEWLWWAGLISMGAGEAANFAAYAFAPATLVTPLGALSVLVSAVLSSYFLNERLNVHGKIGCLLCVLGSTVMVIHAPQEEEVASLSAMSEKLLDPGFIVFAVCVVGSSLILICAVAPRFGQKNVLVYILICSVIGSLSVSCVKGLGIGIKELFAGTAVLKEPLFWALIICLVICVSLQINYLNKALDIFNTSLVTPIYYVFFTTSVMACSAILFKEWLRMNIDGIVGTISGFLTIILGIFLLHAFKDITFTWDSLPLYLRKGPQGFPWGQQPYLALPSYDLQAQDEMNLPREGATNGGWGIHQRAP
- the mars2 gene encoding methionine--tRNA ligase, mitochondrial, producing MRFPFLFATRGCRAVYRLHQKQFLSPVPPLWEHRSSAALSTQLCKDDRSYYITTPIFYVNASPHLGHLYSAVLADCLHRYKLLQGFNSKFATGTDEHGLKIQQAAEAAGKDPLTFCTGVSKQFRHLFSSCNISYTDYIRTTEQRHREAVEHFWSVLWNKGLIYKGSYEGWYSTQDESFLMPSQVGDALDSLGKEIKVSLESGHKVEWMKEENYMFRLSAFQSQLLDWLRGNPQAVQPERFHQAVLKWLQEDLPDLSVSRQRSRLQWGIPVPGDDEQTIYVWLDALVNYLTVAGYPDKHNQWWHVARHVIGKDILKFHAIYWPAFLLGAGLPLPQVIHVHSHWTVGGKKMSKSLGNVVDPLERSQMFTADGMRYFLLRQGVPDSDCDYTDDKVAKLLNAELADSLGGLLNRCTAPALNPAQVYPSFCPQSFPRAHGGRAVHEDYHMLDAIQKLPAVVEKHYEAMHIYKALEAISACVRLTNGFVQRHTPWKLDRKNNEDQRWVDTLIHISLECLRIYGTLLQPIVPETSNKLLSRLGVQPHERSWAGLNFLARYQGMDCPFEGRALGSDSGVLFSRLEPHNADKQKPKKTKKSANLK